The Mucilaginibacter yixingensis genome window below encodes:
- the galE gene encoding UDP-glucose 4-epimerase GalE: MKKKILVTGGMGYIGSHTVVELINAGYHPVIVDNLSNSDKKVLTQIKQITGISPEFYEIDLCDKVALNIFMEHQQDIAGVIHFAAFKAVGESVAQPLKYYDNNFGSLINVLRCFEERKVAFVFSSSCTVYGQPDVLPVTEEAPIKKAESPYGNTKQVAEEILQDVAKAADNYQIVSLRYFNPVGAHASALIGELPRGIPQNLVPFITQSAIGKRGPLTVFGSDYDTADGTCIRDFIHVVDLAKAHVAALQYLENNKAVKYDVFNVGTGKGYTVLEAINAFDKANGQSLAYQLGERRAGDIEKVWGEVSKSASVLNWKASLEIDEMMRSAWAWEQHLQSAE; this comes from the coding sequence ATGAAAAAGAAAATATTGGTTACAGGAGGCATGGGCTATATCGGCTCGCACACGGTGGTGGAGTTGATCAATGCCGGGTATCATCCGGTTATTGTTGATAATCTGTCTAATTCAGATAAAAAAGTACTCACGCAGATTAAGCAGATTACCGGCATATCGCCTGAGTTTTACGAGATCGATCTGTGCGACAAGGTCGCGCTCAACATCTTTATGGAACACCAGCAGGATATAGCAGGTGTAATCCACTTTGCAGCCTTCAAAGCCGTGGGCGAATCGGTAGCGCAGCCTTTGAAGTATTACGATAACAATTTCGGCTCGCTCATTAACGTGCTGCGTTGCTTTGAGGAGCGTAAGGTGGCTTTTGTGTTTTCGTCAAGCTGCACGGTTTACGGTCAGCCGGATGTGCTGCCGGTTACTGAGGAAGCGCCGATTAAAAAAGCAGAATCGCCGTACGGTAATACCAAACAGGTGGCCGAAGAAATATTACAAGACGTAGCCAAAGCGGCAGATAACTACCAAATTGTTTCTCTGCGCTACTTTAATCCGGTTGGGGCCCATGCTTCGGCGTTGATAGGGGAGTTGCCAAGGGGCATCCCTCAAAACCTGGTGCCATTTATCACCCAGAGTGCCATTGGTAAACGTGGTCCACTCACCGTGTTCGGTTCAGACTATGATACGGCCGATGGTACCTGTATCCGCGATTTTATCCACGTGGTTGATCTGGCCAAGGCACACGTGGCGGCCCTGCAATACCTGGAAAACAATAAAGCAGTAAAATACGATGTGTTCAACGTCGGTACCGGCAAGGGCTATACCGTGCTGGAAGCCATTAACGCATTCGATAAGGCTAACGGGCAAAGCTTGGCCTACCAATTGGGCGAGCGCAGAGCGGGCGATATAGAAAAAGTTTGGGGCGAGGTGAGTAAATCTGCCAGTGTATTGAACTGGAAAGCCTCGCTGGAAATTGACGAGATGATGCGATCTGCATGGGCATGGGAACAGCACCTGCAATCGGCAGAATAA
- a CDS encoding phosphotransferase enzyme family protein, whose translation MKAANLEEVAAIVANFEINGGFSDAVPFGSGHINDTYRITNSYAACPDYVLQRVNHEIFKNVPALIDNISYVTDHLRNKFSTLMGSANVGDRALTLIPAKSGQYYYQDAKGQYWRLYLFLPDTRSYDVVTTTQQALEGGKALGQFQNYLADLDVSKLSVVLPDFHNINFRLKQFAEAIQNNAAGRLDEVAAEVAFVRAREHGMGEIERLGDAGKLPLRVTHNDTKFNNILFDANDRAQCIIDLDTIMPGYMAFDFGDAVRTLINTAPEDEPDLDKIQLNIPVFKAFAQGFLGQTASYMSTTELRSLTLGITLLPFIMGLRFLTDYINGDTYYKTAFPAHNLQRARAQFNLVEKLEKAHHQLYAIVMHAAEVGMSHTHAKSNEFEG comes from the coding sequence ATGAAAGCAGCGAATTTAGAGGAGGTTGCGGCCATTGTGGCCAATTTTGAGATAAACGGAGGTTTTAGCGATGCCGTGCCGTTTGGGTCTGGACATATTAATGATACTTACCGGATAACCAACAGCTATGCCGCCTGTCCAGATTATGTGTTGCAGCGTGTTAACCACGAGATATTTAAAAATGTACCGGCGCTGATTGATAACATCAGCTACGTAACAGATCATCTCAGAAACAAGTTCAGCACGCTGATGGGCAGCGCTAATGTAGGCGACCGCGCCCTGACGCTCATCCCCGCCAAAAGCGGTCAATATTACTATCAGGATGCCAAGGGCCAATACTGGCGACTGTACCTGTTCTTACCAGATACCCGTAGCTATGACGTGGTAACAACCACACAACAGGCCCTTGAAGGCGGCAAAGCCCTGGGCCAGTTCCAGAATTACCTGGCCGATCTGGATGTAAGCAAGCTGAGCGTGGTACTGCCTGACTTTCATAACATCAACTTCAGACTGAAACAATTTGCAGAAGCGATCCAAAACAACGCCGCTGGCCGTTTGGACGAGGTAGCCGCCGAGGTGGCCTTCGTCCGCGCACGGGAGCATGGCATGGGCGAAATTGAGCGTCTGGGTGATGCAGGCAAATTGCCGCTGCGCGTAACCCATAACGATACCAAGTTCAACAACATTCTGTTTGATGCCAATGATCGCGCCCAATGCATCATCGATCTGGATACTATTATGCCCGGCTATATGGCTTTTGATTTTGGCGATGCCGTGCGCACGCTGATCAACACCGCACCCGAGGATGAGCCCGATCTGGACAAGATTCAGCTGAACATCCCGGTGTTTAAAGCCTTTGCGCAGGGGTTCCTTGGTCAAACGGCATCGTACATGAGCACTACCGAGTTGCGCTCATTAACCCTTGGCATCACACTGCTGCCATTCATCATGGGTTTGCGCTTTTTAACCGACTACATTAACGGGGATACTTATTATAAAACGGCGTTCCCTGCACATAACCTGCAACGTGCACGTGCGCAGTTTAATTTGGTGGAGAAACTGGAGAAGGCTCATCATCAGTTATACGCCATTGTGATGCACGCGGCCGAAGTGGGCATGAGCCATACACACGCCAAAAGCAATGAGTTTGAAGGTTGA
- a CDS encoding sulfatase → MKKITLWGLVLLAAGVAAFTVPRHKKVIPPKRPNLLIILVDQYRGQALGIEHKEQVMTPNLDSLARNGYLGEQMITNYPVCSPSRAMMMSGLYPLKNKVCGNVNSNTAPYGVELPADTRCWSDVLKDNGYYNGYIGKWHLDSPHEPYIPTSNNTQALAWNEWTSPDRRHGFDYWYAYGTYDMHMHPMYWDTKAGRDGFHYVDEWGPQHEADKAIEFLGDVKKKNTPFSLVVSMNPPHSPYTEVPQRYVDLYKNVPLADLLKDPNIPAENTPMGQEYRKSVKYYYACIAGVDDQVGRIVHYLKEQKLDDNTLVMFIADHGNCLGKHDEISKNNIYEESLRIPLIFYWKGHIRTQRDTSLLMSMADVYPTLLDLLGLKSKTPAGLEGHSFAANVLKGQGMQSQYQYFLGAVNPPNMKSGFRGIRTKQYKLAYVNQKGKVEGFLFDLQKDPFELNNLYNDEDATVQKLKPVLVSWLNKTNDPFSIKIQH, encoded by the coding sequence ATGAAGAAGATAACTTTATGGGGTTTAGTGTTATTGGCCGCTGGTGTTGCTGCCTTTACCGTTCCGCGTCACAAAAAAGTGATTCCGCCTAAACGCCCTAATCTGCTAATTATCCTGGTAGATCAATACCGGGGACAAGCCTTAGGCATTGAGCATAAAGAGCAGGTGATGACACCTAATCTGGACTCGCTGGCCCGCAACGGTTACCTGGGCGAGCAAATGATTACCAATTACCCGGTGTGCTCGCCATCCAGAGCCATGATGATGTCGGGTCTGTATCCGCTGAAAAACAAAGTATGCGGCAACGTAAATTCAAACACCGCGCCTTATGGCGTGGAGCTACCGGCAGATACCCGCTGCTGGTCTGACGTGCTGAAGGATAATGGCTATTATAACGGCTACATTGGCAAATGGCACCTGGACTCGCCGCATGAGCCCTATATCCCTACAAGTAATAACACCCAAGCACTGGCCTGGAATGAGTGGACATCGCCAGACCGCCGTCACGGTTTTGATTACTGGTATGCTTATGGCACTTATGATATGCACATGCACCCCATGTATTGGGATACTAAGGCCGGTCGTGATGGTTTCCATTATGTAGATGAATGGGGCCCGCAGCATGAGGCCGATAAAGCCATTGAATTTTTGGGCGATGTGAAAAAGAAGAACACGCCTTTCTCGCTGGTGGTATCGATGAATCCGCCGCACTCGCCTTATACCGAAGTGCCGCAGCGCTATGTTGACCTTTATAAAAATGTTCCGCTGGCAGATTTGCTGAAAGATCCAAACATCCCTGCGGAGAACACCCCGATGGGACAGGAATACAGAAAAAGCGTTAAGTATTATTATGCCTGTATTGCCGGCGTTGATGACCAGGTGGGGCGCATTGTACATTATCTAAAGGAGCAAAAACTGGACGATAATACCCTGGTGATGTTCATTGCCGACCATGGCAACTGCCTGGGCAAGCATGACGAGATCAGCAAAAACAATATCTACGAAGAGTCGCTGCGCATTCCGCTCATCTTTTACTGGAAAGGGCATATCCGTACCCAGCGCGATACTTCATTGTTAATGAGCATGGCCGACGTTTATCCAACGCTGCTTGACCTGCTGGGCCTCAAATCAAAAACACCGGCCGGATTGGAAGGCCACAGTTTTGCCGCTAACGTGCTGAAAGGCCAGGGCATGCAAAGCCAGTATCAATATTTCCTGGGCGCTGTTAACCCGCCAAACATGAAATCGGGTTTCCGTGGCATTCGCACTAAGCAGTACAAATTGGCTTACGTTAATCAAAAAGGCAAGGTGGAAGGTTTCCTTTTTGATCTGCAGAAAGATCCTTTCGAACTCAATAATCTTTATAACGACGAGGATGCTACCGTGCAAAAGCTGAAACCGGTTTTGGTGAGCTGGTTAAACAAAACCAATGACCCGTTTAGCATCAAAATACAGCACTAA
- a CDS encoding carbohydrate-binding family 9-like protein: MNNPNNLIIPFISYPQGGDMLTVVGARLDRFGKHAISHALWLDVPHKPTARFAMAHGRDMIFLKYYVSEQHIAAVYRNTNDPVYKDTCVELFIGFENDLNYYNLEFNCAGTVLGEYGCGKADRKLLDRNLLGLIRTEAAVRFNQTNQLFEWELTIAIPTAVFEFHQFDDFAGKACRLNFFKCGDDLPEPHYLAWNPIHTVAPDFHRPEFFGAGLFERFEMLVEL, translated from the coding sequence ATGAACAATCCCAATAATCTCATTATTCCATTTATATCCTATCCCCAGGGGGGTGATATGCTTACCGTAGTTGGTGCCCGGTTAGATAGATTTGGCAAGCACGCTATCTCGCACGCGCTGTGGCTGGATGTGCCGCACAAACCAACGGCCCGCTTTGCTATGGCGCATGGGCGCGATATGATTTTTCTAAAATACTACGTCAGCGAGCAGCACATTGCGGCCGTTTATCGGAATACCAATGACCCTGTTTATAAAGACACTTGTGTAGAACTTTTTATTGGTTTTGAGAACGATCTGAACTATTATAACCTGGAGTTTAACTGCGCCGGTACCGTGCTGGGCGAGTACGGCTGCGGCAAGGCCGACCGGAAGCTGCTTGATCGTAATTTGTTGGGGCTGATCCGCACGGAGGCAGCGGTGAGGTTTAATCAGACTAATCAATTATTTGAGTGGGAATTGACCATTGCTATTCCAACCGCGGTGTTTGAGTTTCATCAGTTTGATGATTTTGCGGGGAAGGCCTGTCGCCTCAACTTCTTTAAATGCGGCGATGACCTGCCCGAGCCGCATTACCTGGCCTGGAACCCTATTCATACGGTAGCGCCAGACTTCCATCGACCTGAGTTTTTCGGGGCTGGCTTGTTTGAACGTTTTGAAATGCTGGTTGAATTATAA
- a CDS encoding polysaccharide lyase family 8 super-sandwich domain-containing protein translates to MPNQTITYQKNQLQSGCLYRASKSFLLLICLFACATGAHAQEQFIDSIKARIYRDLQSEDRSEKLDEAVTSTRKLLTNSDSCWSDMHYEAADPAHLERVLSYTKAYTNKQSRYYHNDWVYNCIVKTLSYWYKTKRVHWNWYSNVIGAPINTGQTLILMDGEQKDLPPALKKRLLAAMDFDGAADPRCKGGANQTDVALHYLYRGVLTRNTSVIDTAAKNSVGRIAYYNNEDGIQNDNSFFAHGPQEAIASYGAVYVYDQYNIAWYLHNTPYALKGKGLAILSSYYLNTYLRSIRNGYLDFDVLGRGVSRTGSLHAGHQTLLDEKIPQTDPANNDQWKKAKTLLDNRAAKNELLMLRHAHYWKADYVQHTGPLYSFNVRMSSVRTLRTEAGNKENLLGGFLPDGSTNVQRRGDEYFNIMPVWEWDKIPGTTAPDCPGDSVARIPKEWGIPGTSSFVGGVSDGKYGATAYDMQYHHVSAKKAWFFFDREVVCLGAGIKTAGKDGLITTINQCWLNGAVTVGTPKQIITIKNGEERSVDQAKWILHDSIGYFLPVAQHLQVSTATQTCSWSRIRTGSADKPVSGSVFKAWLEHKQANDSYAYIVVPGLADVKAMQAYDRHQIEILANTEAAQAVMHRGLDVLQVVLHKVGSVQLGDVTVKADQPCIIMLSGVHSGNAKVYVADPQQTAQKITVDLSLPGRKTIKPFTATMPAGVFAGSTAGYELDHNGMHQLTDNRNGIIE, encoded by the coding sequence ATGCCAAACCAAACTATAACATACCAAAAAAATCAGCTGCAATCAGGCTGCTTGTATCGCGCCAGCAAAAGCTTTTTGTTGTTGATCTGCCTGTTTGCTTGTGCAACGGGTGCCCATGCACAGGAGCAATTTATAGACAGCATTAAAGCCCGCATTTACCGCGACCTGCAGAGCGAAGATCGTTCTGAAAAGCTGGATGAAGCGGTAACCAGCACACGCAAACTGCTAACCAATAGTGATAGCTGTTGGTCTGATATGCATTATGAAGCTGCAGATCCGGCGCATCTGGAGCGTGTGTTGTCATACACCAAGGCCTATACCAATAAACAGAGCCGTTATTATCATAACGATTGGGTTTACAATTGCATTGTTAAAACTCTCTCATACTGGTATAAAACCAAGCGCGTGCACTGGAACTGGTATAGCAATGTGATAGGCGCACCCATCAATACCGGCCAAACCTTGATACTGATGGATGGTGAGCAGAAGGACCTGCCGCCGGCCCTGAAAAAACGCCTGCTGGCTGCGATGGATTTTGATGGAGCGGCCGACCCGCGTTGCAAGGGCGGTGCTAACCAAACCGACGTTGCCCTGCATTATCTGTATCGCGGCGTGCTTACCAGAAATACTTCGGTAATAGATACCGCTGCGAAGAACAGTGTAGGGCGGATTGCTTATTACAATAACGAAGACGGCATACAAAACGATAACAGCTTTTTTGCCCACGGCCCGCAGGAGGCTATTGCCAGCTACGGCGCTGTTTATGTTTATGACCAATATAATATTGCCTGGTATTTGCATAATACACCTTATGCTTTGAAGGGGAAGGGGCTGGCTATTTTGTCCAGCTATTATTTGAATACTTATTTAAGGTCGATCAGGAACGGATACTTGGATTTTGATGTATTGGGCCGCGGTGTTAGTCGCACGGGGTCTTTACATGCCGGGCACCAGACGCTTTTGGATGAGAAAATACCGCAAACAGATCCGGCGAATAATGATCAATGGAAAAAGGCTAAAACACTGCTGGATAACCGTGCTGCAAAAAATGAGCTGCTCATGCTAAGGCACGCGCACTACTGGAAAGCAGACTATGTGCAGCATACCGGTCCGCTTTATAGTTTTAATGTGCGGATGTCATCCGTGCGCACATTGCGGACCGAGGCTGGTAATAAAGAAAATCTGTTAGGCGGTTTTCTGCCCGATGGCTCAACCAACGTACAGCGCCGGGGTGATGAATATTTTAACATTATGCCCGTTTGGGAGTGGGACAAGATTCCCGGTACCACCGCACCCGACTGCCCGGGCGATTCTGTGGCCCGCATTCCTAAAGAGTGGGGCATCCCGGGTACCAGTAGCTTTGTTGGCGGTGTGAGCGATGGCAAATACGGCGCTACCGCTTATGATATGCAATACCATCATGTGAGTGCTAAAAAAGCCTGGTTCTTTTTTGACAGGGAAGTGGTTTGCCTGGGAGCAGGTATTAAAACCGCCGGAAAAGACGGGCTGATTACCACTATTAATCAATGCTGGTTGAATGGCGCGGTGACTGTTGGTACACCAAAACAAATTATAACCATTAAAAACGGCGAAGAGCGATCTGTAGACCAGGCAAAATGGATCTTGCACGATAGTATTGGTTATTTCCTGCCCGTAGCCCAGCACCTGCAGGTAAGTACCGCTACACAAACATGCTCATGGTCGCGCATAAGGACGGGCAGTGCGGATAAACCAGTGAGCGGATCTGTTTTTAAAGCATGGCTGGAACATAAACAGGCTAATGATAGCTATGCGTACATCGTAGTGCCGGGACTGGCTGATGTAAAGGCCATGCAAGCCTATGACCGGCATCAAATTGAAATTTTAGCCAATACCGAAGCTGCGCAAGCCGTAATGCACCGCGGGTTGGATGTGCTGCAAGTGGTTTTACATAAAGTCGGAAGCGTTCAACTGGGCGATGTGACTGTAAAGGCAGATCAGCCTTGTATTATCATGTTGAGTGGTGTGCATAGCGGCAATGCAAAAGTATACGTAGCCGATCCGCAGCAAACGGCACAGAAAATAACAGTTGACCTGTCTTTGCCCGGACGCAAAACCATCAAACCATTTACAGCAACCATGCCTGCCGGAGTTTTTGCCGGTTCAACGGCAGGGTATGAGCTTGATCATAACGGCATGCATCAGTTGACGGATAACAGAAACGGAATCATTGAATAA
- a CDS encoding alpha-L-fucosidase has product MKKITSVLLSSALVAACWPTGVFAQQKTTKSEDDAVKMEHAQIGIVDDATSGYKHTTNPDAQWFSQVGFGMFIHWSIASVKALDLSWPMMAGTQIGWSSKKPTQDSVDRYVAAGNFFAGHHCETDGSCITPNQYWAMAKDFNPQSFDPDTWVRLAKEAGMKYVVFTTRHHDGFAMWPSNYGDFSTKNYLSGKDFVKDYVKACRKYGLKVGLYYSGPDWHFNRDFQSFMYYGVGRDYKNVPSLDADLHARTGVKTEAKKQQHYEEVAAYIKGQVEELLTNYGKIDMIWFDGAPDIPKGNIAWQHCITMDQIHKLQPGIVVSPRFFGYGDYKTLEGDKSLPKTQQGDWAELCATIAEPGWGYTKAPLKSTAYALNMLATCRANNANLLLNFGPTKEGVFTDEMISRLHDMAAWMKVNGVAISNTQPLGQAEQASTLATVSGKHRYLFVMPDVSNKLKAPVLPQPATTITLKTPGAVKHVSMLGNNKKIDYTANNGQIVIQVPAAMRSANGNVVDVELKD; this is encoded by the coding sequence ATGAAAAAAATAACCTCGGTTTTACTAAGCTCCGCGCTGGTTGCTGCTTGCTGGCCTACCGGCGTATTTGCCCAACAAAAAACTACCAAAAGCGAAGATGATGCCGTAAAAATGGAACATGCGCAGATAGGCATTGTTGATGATGCCACGTCGGGCTATAAGCACACTACCAATCCTGATGCGCAATGGTTTTCGCAGGTGGGTTTCGGCATGTTTATCCATTGGAGCATTGCTTCGGTAAAAGCGTTGGATCTGTCGTGGCCCATGATGGCGGGCACACAGATCGGCTGGTCCTCCAAGAAACCTACGCAAGATTCTGTTGACAGATATGTTGCCGCAGGTAACTTTTTTGCTGGCCACCATTGTGAAACCGATGGCTCTTGCATCACGCCCAACCAATATTGGGCCATGGCCAAAGATTTTAACCCGCAATCATTCGATCCGGATACCTGGGTAAGGCTTGCCAAAGAGGCAGGCATGAAATATGTGGTGTTTACCACCCGCCACCACGATGGCTTTGCCATGTGGCCCAGCAACTACGGCGATTTTAGCACCAAAAACTACCTGAGCGGTAAAGATTTTGTAAAAGACTACGTAAAAGCCTGCCGTAAATACGGACTGAAGGTGGGGCTGTATTATTCCGGACCAGATTGGCACTTTAACCGCGATTTTCAGAGCTTTATGTACTATGGCGTGGGGCGCGATTACAAAAATGTCCCCAGCCTGGATGCCGATCTGCACGCCCGTACCGGCGTAAAAACCGAGGCCAAGAAACAACAGCATTATGAGGAAGTTGCCGCCTACATCAAGGGGCAGGTAGAAGAGCTGCTGACCAACTACGGCAAGATAGATATGATCTGGTTTGATGGCGCGCCCGATATCCCGAAAGGAAACATCGCCTGGCAGCATTGCATCACTATGGATCAGATCCACAAGCTGCAGCCGGGCATAGTGGTTAGTCCGCGTTTCTTTGGCTATGGCGATTACAAAACGCTGGAGGGAGACAAATCTCTACCCAAAACACAACAAGGTGACTGGGCCGAACTGTGCGCCACCATTGCCGAACCAGGCTGGGGATATACCAAAGCGCCTTTAAAATCAACCGCATACGCGTTGAACATGCTGGCCACTTGCCGCGCCAATAACGCCAATCTGCTGCTCAACTTCGGCCCGACGAAAGAAGGCGTGTTTACTGATGAGATGATCAGTCGCCTGCATGATATGGCCGCCTGGATGAAAGTTAACGGCGTAGCCATCAGCAATACCCAACCACTGGGTCAGGCAGAGCAGGCATCAACACTGGCAACGGTATCGGGCAAGCATCGCTATCTGTTTGTTATGCCCGATGTAAGCAATAAGCTGAAAGCGCCGGTATTGCCTCAGCCCGCAACAACCATCACCCTGAAAACTCCCGGTGCGGTTAAACACGTGAGCATGTTAGGCAATAACAAAAAGATTGATTACACCGCCAACAATGGCCAGATTGTGATCCAGGTGCCGGCCGCCATGCGGTCTGCCAATGGTAATGTGGTTGATGTTGAGTTGAAAGATTAG
- a CDS encoding glycoside hydrolase family 3 N-terminal domain-containing protein, which yields MKRRYTILSLCISTLSVNISYAQIARQQAAYQNPKLSIDARVKDLLQRMTLEEKIAQMRHIHSEHFDKSQRVDFAKLNSNNTHLSYGCVENLSLSSVGYAKAIYHLQRFMRDSTRLGIPVIPEIEGLHGVVQDGATIYPQSIALASTFNPQLVTGMTDQIGSLVNRMGVKQVLSPVLDLARELRWGRVEETYGEDPFLVGEMATAYVKGLRKHNIICTPKHFVGHGSPLGGINLGSVEGGTRQLFNLYLPPFAKVIKEANPLSIMNCYSSYDGEPVAGSFYLLTDVLRKKLGFKGYVYSDWGSISMLYYFHKTASGPEDAARQAVMAGIDLEAGGNDYKLLEDMVKNGTIQQRYIDSAVSHILYAKFAAGLFEAPLPDTAQVEPYTHTRQSVQLAKQLADESAVLLKNNGVLPLQLVKIKSLAVIGPNADRVQFGDYTWSRNNKDGVTPLKGIKDLAGDQIKVNYAQGCDLVSQDKSGFKAAADAAQASDATVVFVGSQSASLSRDYKDASSGEGFDLSDLKLPGVQEELVEALKATGKPLIVVLVTGKPFAISWIKTNADAIITQFYAGEQEGNAIADILFGKVNPSGKLPVSFPQDVGHLPVYYNHLPSDRGFYKQPGSIDKPGRDYVFSTPDALWSFGYGLSYTSFTYSDFQVSKENYATKDTIQVKLKVANTGSMAGKEVVQLYVNDKVSSIETPVEQLKAFSKVSLQPNEAKQVVLKIPVTDLAIYSRDGHPMVEDGEFELRIGIGADSIRWKKTVVVEKLSVKKSTPVLNKATDNKSRRKKTSL from the coding sequence ATGAAAAGAAGGTATACCATACTCAGTCTATGCATAAGTACGTTGTCTGTGAATATCAGTTACGCGCAGATTGCTCGGCAACAAGCGGCCTACCAAAACCCCAAATTATCTATTGACGCGCGGGTAAAAGACCTGTTGCAACGCATGACGCTGGAAGAGAAGATTGCCCAGATGCGGCATATCCACAGCGAGCATTTTGATAAAAGTCAACGGGTTGATTTTGCAAAGCTCAACAGCAATAACACTCATCTGAGCTATGGTTGTGTAGAAAACCTATCGTTATCATCGGTTGGATATGCAAAGGCTATTTACCACCTGCAGCGTTTTATGCGCGATAGTACCCGGCTGGGCATCCCGGTTATACCGGAGATAGAGGGCTTGCATGGCGTGGTGCAGGATGGCGCGACTATCTACCCGCAATCCATAGCGCTGGCATCAACCTTTAACCCCCAATTGGTTACCGGCATGACCGATCAAATTGGCAGTCTGGTGAACCGGATGGGCGTAAAGCAAGTGCTCTCACCCGTGCTCGACCTGGCGCGCGAACTGCGCTGGGGCAGGGTAGAGGAAACCTACGGCGAAGACCCTTTCCTGGTTGGCGAAATGGCCACAGCTTATGTAAAAGGCCTGCGGAAACATAATATCATTTGTACGCCTAAACATTTTGTGGGGCATGGCTCGCCTTTGGGAGGCATCAACCTGGGCTCGGTAGAGGGAGGCACCAGGCAGTTGTTCAATCTTTATTTGCCACCATTTGCAAAAGTGATCAAAGAGGCAAACCCGCTTTCAATCATGAACTGCTACAGTTCTTATGACGGCGAGCCTGTTGCCGGGTCATTTTATCTGTTAACCGATGTGCTGCGTAAAAAGCTGGGCTTTAAGGGGTATGTATATTCTGATTGGGGCTCTATCTCTATGCTATACTATTTCCATAAAACAGCCAGCGGACCCGAAGATGCGGCCAGACAAGCCGTAATGGCTGGCATAGATCTGGAAGCAGGCGGCAATGATTATAAACTGTTGGAAGACATGGTTAAGAACGGAACGATACAGCAGCGCTATATAGATTCGGCAGTGAGTCATATACTTTATGCCAAGTTTGCTGCCGGTCTTTTTGAGGCTCCGCTGCCTGATACGGCTCAAGTAGAACCATATACGCACACCCGGCAGTCGGTCCAACTGGCTAAACAATTGGCGGACGAAAGCGCTGTATTGCTAAAAAATAACGGCGTACTGCCGCTACAGTTGGTCAAGATAAAAAGCCTGGCGGTGATTGGTCCCAATGCGGACCGGGTGCAGTTTGGCGATTATACCTGGAGCCGAAATAATAAAGATGGTGTAACGCCGCTGAAAGGCATCAAAGATCTGGCGGGCGATCAGATCAAAGTGAATTATGCTCAGGGATGCGATCTGGTGTCGCAAGACAAATCAGGATTCAAGGCCGCGGCAGATGCCGCCCAGGCCAGCGACGCGACGGTGGTTTTTGTGGGATCGCAAAGTGCGTCATTATCCAGAGATTATAAAGATGCCAGCAGTGGCGAGGGCTTCGATCTGTCAGATCTTAAACTCCCAGGTGTTCAGGAAGAATTGGTGGAGGCACTGAAGGCAACAGGCAAGCCATTGATCGTGGTTTTAGTGACCGGCAAACCATTTGCTATCTCCTGGATCAAAACTAATGCCGATGCTATTATTACCCAATTTTACGCGGGCGAGCAGGAGGGAAATGCCATTGCCGATATCCTGTTCGGAAAGGTAAATCCATCGGGCAAACTGCCGGTATCCTTTCCGCAGGATGTAGGGCATCTGCCGGTTTATTATAATCATTTACCATCGGACCGAGGTTTCTATAAGCAGCCAGGATCAATCGATAAACCGGGTAGAGATTATGTTTTCTCTACGCCAGATGCCTTATGGTCATTTGGTTATGGTTTGTCTTATACCTCGTTTACTTATTCAGATTTCCAGGTGTCGAAAGAAAACTACGCTACTAAAGATACCATCCAAGTAAAGCTAAAAGTAGCTAATACTGGCAGCATGGCGGGCAAAGAAGTGGTGCAGCTGTATGTAAATGATAAAGTAAGTTCTATTGAAACACCCGTCGAGCAGTTGAAGGCGTTTTCAAAAGTATCACTACAGCCGAACGAAGCCAAGCAAGTTGTTTTAAAAATACCTGTTACTGATCTGGCTATTTATAGCCGCGACGGCCATCCAATGGTAGAGGACGGCGAATTTGAACTGCGCATTGGCATCGGTGCCGATAGCATACGCTGGAAAAAGACCGTGGTGGTAGAAAAGCTATCGGTTAAAAAGAGCACGCCTGTGTTGAATAAAGCAACAGATAACAAATCAAGGAGAAAAAAGACGTCGCTGTAA
- a CDS encoding helix-turn-helix domain-containing protein has protein sequence MPIRKVYRKCAANLRRIRDERQFSIEALAVLSGVEESEIRSIESGVSDSYIESLIKLAETLNVDVCCLLIDPDCCSRW, from the coding sequence ATGCCCATCAGGAAAGTATATCGTAAATGCGCCGCCAATCTTCGGCGGATCCGTGACGAAAGACAATTTTCTATAGAGGCGCTGGCTGTATTGTCAGGCGTTGAAGAGAGCGAGATACGGTCGATTGAATCAGGTGTATCTGACTCCTATATTGAATCACTCATCAAGCTGGCCGAAACCTTGAATGTGGACGTTTGTTGTTTGTTGATCGATCCGGATTGCTGTTCGCGTTGGTAA